One window from the genome of Kryptolebias marmoratus isolate JLee-2015 linkage group LG1, ASM164957v2, whole genome shotgun sequence encodes:
- the LOC108242826 gene encoding cytochrome c oxidase subunit 7C, mitochondrial — MLGQAVRRFATSAVRSSHYAEGPGKNLPFSVENKWRLLGMMVLFFGSGFAFPFIVVRHQILKK, encoded by the exons ATGCTGGGACAGGCCGTAAGACGATTCGCAACATCTGCTGTCCGTTCTTCACATTACGCTGAAGGACCAGGAAAG AACCTGCCATTTTCTGTGGAGAACAAGTGGCGTCTGCTGGGCATGATGGTGCTGTTCTTCGGCAGTGGCTTTGCATTCCCCTTCATTGTCGTCAGACATCAGATCCTGAAGAAGTGA